A DNA window from Chelativorans sp. AA-79 contains the following coding sequences:
- a CDS encoding extracellular solute-binding protein, whose product MKRISILPGFVAVALACAATISAHAQDKVTLVISNSQWLDALRGEALWNAVKAYEKQAPNVELKALGIPSKDYGDRLMTEIGAGAGPDVAIIQEGVFYALADAGRLVDVSTATEGVTMNVTKDNGIVGGQTLGVPWQRAAYALIYNGKITEAAGAKVPASVDELIASAKAVQEKSPGAIGFTSRHQISDFSGFYMDFQSWAYGYGVNWVDSAGELTINTPEAVAAVTAFKKVYDAEIIPTGDDMPTQRTRFKEGQVGYSIDNSGGTLNIASGGALKGSDIYAAPLPFPNPGAHQQIYAAVNANSEHPDEAIAFLKWLVSPEGQAQLRKASGPDMLATDVPLDPDFVKANPWGKIFADVATESRSVLIPGYEMETTQIMRPVMEAVEEVLISGIDPAAALAKAQERVDGMF is encoded by the coding sequence ATGAAACGGATTTCGATTTTGCCCGGCTTCGTCGCCGTAGCGCTCGCCTGCGCCGCCACGATTTCGGCCCATGCGCAAGACAAGGTGACACTGGTCATCTCCAATTCGCAATGGTTGGACGCTCTGCGCGGCGAGGCCTTGTGGAACGCGGTGAAGGCTTATGAAAAGCAGGCTCCCAATGTGGAGTTGAAGGCGCTTGGTATTCCTTCGAAGGATTATGGCGACCGCCTGATGACCGAGATCGGAGCGGGCGCGGGCCCGGACGTCGCCATCATACAGGAAGGCGTGTTCTATGCGCTGGCCGATGCCGGCCGGCTGGTGGATGTCAGCACCGCGACCGAAGGCGTGACGATGAACGTGACCAAGGACAATGGCATCGTCGGTGGCCAAACGCTTGGCGTGCCGTGGCAGCGTGCCGCCTATGCGCTCATCTACAACGGCAAGATCACCGAAGCTGCCGGTGCCAAGGTTCCCGCATCTGTCGACGAGCTGATCGCCAGCGCCAAGGCTGTGCAGGAAAAGTCTCCGGGCGCCATCGGCTTCACCTCGCGCCACCAGATCAGCGACTTCTCCGGCTTCTACATGGATTTCCAGAGCTGGGCCTACGGCTACGGCGTCAACTGGGTCGATTCCGCTGGCGAGCTTACCATCAACACGCCTGAGGCGGTCGCCGCCGTCACCGCATTCAAGAAAGTGTACGATGCCGAGATCATCCCGACCGGCGACGACATGCCCACCCAGCGTACACGTTTCAAGGAAGGGCAGGTTGGCTACAGCATCGATAATTCCGGCGGTACGCTGAACATCGCGTCCGGCGGCGCCCTCAAGGGATCCGACATCTACGCCGCACCCCTTCCGTTCCCAAATCCTGGCGCGCATCAACAGATCTACGCCGCGGTCAACGCCAACAGCGAACATCCGGACGAGGCGATCGCCTTCTTGAAGTGGCTGGTCAGTCCAGAGGGGCAGGCGCAGTTGCGCAAGGCATCCGGGCCGGACATGCTGGCGACCGACGTGCCGCTCGACCCTGACTTCGTGAAGGCAAATCCGTGGGGCAAGATCTTCGCGGATGTCGCGACCGAGAGCCGGTCGGTGCTCATCCCGGGCTATGAGATGGAAACAACCCAAATCATGAGGCCGGTCATGGAAGCTGTCGAGGAAGTGCTCATCAGCGGAATCGATCCCGCCGCCGCACTTGCCAAGGCGCAGGAACGCGTGGACGGGATGTTCTGA
- a CDS encoding Xaa-Pro peptidase family protein, which translates to MLTKSNSLDLNSSPEALLDGFRPSFEFEPVNPLPEDEFTERLRRIRREATVAGHDLILVHADSIGSYRVSNSYLRYICDWMREGVLVIPTDDDKSLALFSFFSSSVLLPPAGEPVLVDEIWQVGTWGRETYNRPGRGVDRVVEAVAAHLERNGMASSQIGLFGDATSAPYWDGLKTRLGRSRFVADAGIIERMQRRRTKREQAIVRAAAQLADIGIQAAYHVTRPGVTDHEIYAAFTYAQMSRGGEWGDGYQIGINRYGTHCGKPYGHVVRAGDLINLYISSVSYHGYSAQIARMIAVGDITDTQEEVLQMCVEGVEAAAALVRPGEFVSNVANASFEPYIRRGYLSSADSRTMPYNWEANEDGSPRLLQRRHVPDEDWERQGRKLMHVYPAAKGPHNPNVGHSVSMAKFIPYNIASNNHDRLEEGMTFVLHSQWLEPMVAGCNVGNCYLVTDNGCENLSCNTPLEPYRVKA; encoded by the coding sequence ATGCTGACGAAATCCAACAGCCTGGATCTCAACTCCTCTCCAGAGGCTTTGCTCGACGGCTTCCGACCGAGCTTCGAGTTCGAGCCGGTCAATCCGCTGCCGGAGGACGAGTTCACCGAAAGGCTGCGCCGCATCCGCCGTGAAGCGACCGTCGCCGGGCACGACCTCATACTTGTTCACGCCGATTCCATTGGTTCCTATCGCGTCTCCAACTCTTACCTGCGCTATATATGCGACTGGATGCGGGAAGGCGTGCTGGTCATTCCGACCGACGACGACAAGTCGCTCGCCCTTTTCTCCTTCTTCAGCAGTTCGGTCTTGTTGCCGCCGGCGGGCGAGCCGGTGCTGGTGGACGAAATATGGCAGGTCGGCACCTGGGGCCGCGAGACATACAATCGGCCGGGGCGCGGCGTGGACCGCGTGGTGGAGGCAGTCGCGGCGCATCTCGAGCGCAACGGCATGGCAAGCAGCCAGATCGGGCTCTTCGGCGATGCGACATCCGCGCCTTACTGGGATGGGTTGAAGACCCGCCTTGGCCGCAGCCGCTTTGTGGCGGATGCCGGCATCATCGAGCGCATGCAGCGCCGGCGGACCAAGCGCGAGCAGGCGATCGTGCGCGCGGCGGCGCAGCTGGCCGACATCGGCATCCAGGCCGCCTATCACGTGACCCGTCCTGGCGTCACCGATCACGAGATCTATGCGGCCTTCACCTACGCCCAGATGTCGCGCGGCGGCGAGTGGGGCGACGGCTACCAGATCGGCATCAACCGCTACGGCACGCATTGCGGCAAGCCTTACGGCCATGTCGTGCGGGCGGGCGACCTGATCAACCTCTACATTTCGAGTGTCAGCTACCACGGCTACTCGGCGCAGATTGCGCGGATGATCGCGGTCGGGGACATCACCGATACCCAGGAAGAAGTCCTTCAGATGTGTGTGGAGGGTGTAGAGGCTGCCGCGGCGCTCGTCCGCCCGGGCGAGTTCGTCTCGAATGTCGCAAACGCTTCCTTTGAGCCCTACATCCGCCGCGGCTACCTGTCGTCCGCCGATAGCCGCACGATGCCCTACAATTGGGAGGCGAATGAGGACGGCTCTCCACGCCTCCTCCAGCGACGCCATGTCCCCGACGAGGACTGGGAGCGGCAGGGCCGGAAGCTGATGCACGTCTATCCCGCCGCCAAAGGGCCGCATAACCCGAATGTCGGGCATTCAGTATCGATGGCGAAGTTCATTCCCTACAACATCGCCTCCAACAACCACGACCGACTTGAGGAGGGCATGACCTTTGTTCTGCACTCGCAGTGGCTGGAGCCGATGGTGGCCGGCTGCAATGTCGGCAACTGCTATCTCGTGACCGACAACGGCTGCGAGAACTTGAGCTGCAACACTCCCTTGGAGCCGTATCGGGTCAAGGCTTGA
- a CDS encoding DUF3363 domain-containing protein produces the protein MGFGRKVKEAIDRRGQSLADMSYATRLPDGSVRAPRDILQRLERTETVRVGRAMAAERGLTFIEAKPGEYVSGRLAGAANLASGRFAMLDNGLGFQLVPWQPVLNRIGRHIGCHVRRGWDRVELRQKARAWSVDSKSAYTRGACAGGRLRLEVESTGRSSRLH, from the coding sequence GTGGGATTCGGCCGCAAGGTCAAGGAGGCGATCGACCGGCGCGGACAGAGCCTCGCGGACATGAGCTACGCCACCCGGCTGCCCGACGGCTCTGTGCGCGCGCCGCGCGACATTCTCCAGCGCCTGGAGCGGACCGAGACCGTGCGCGTGGGTCGTGCGATGGCGGCCGAGCGGGGCCTCACCTTCATCGAAGCCAAACCGGGCGAGTATGTCAGCGGCCGGCTCGCCGGCGCTGCCAACCTCGCCTCCGGTCGCTTTGCTATGCTCGACAACGGTCTCGGGTTCCAGCTCGTGCCCTGGCAGCCTGTGCTGAACCGCATCGGGCGGCATATCGGGTGTCATGTGCGACGGGGGTGGGATCGAGTGGAGCTTCGGCAGAAAGCGCGGGCTTGGTCTGTAGATTCCAAATCGGCCTATACCCGAGGAGCCTGCGCGGGAGGGCGCCTGCGGTTGGAGGTAGAGAGCACAGGCCGGTCGTCGCGCTTGCATTGA